From Salvelinus namaycush isolate Seneca chromosome 2, SaNama_1.0, whole genome shotgun sequence, one genomic window encodes:
- the LOC120019122 gene encoding uncharacterized protein LOC120019122 → MEQKPAERYEPASPRSGMLTRSGEKCRDLETEISSLEENLEVLNVGKRTSMLYVPALLLTTLKELTEEQLKTFQSHLTRGWTLVFPLIPDSQLKNTNRQDTVDQMVKGYGPEGAVRNTVMFLRRMKLDDLPEKLQRDHSAGTATSSYKLFDQPRHRPIFSPMEPEYHHHSFSSSLFQPGSSKELLSLTSAGSSGQLSLQHHMPMVSSSSSSPSSHMTV, encoded by the exons ATGGAACAGAAGCCAGCAGAGAGGTACGAGCCGGCCAGCCCCCGCTCTGGAAT GTTGACCCGGTCTGGAGAGAAGTGTCGTGATCTGGAGACTGAGATCTCTAGTCTGGAGGAGAACCTGGAGGTGCTGAATGTGGGAAAG AGAACCTCCATGTTGTATGTTCCTGCTCTGCTGCTGACCACTCTGAAGGAGCTCACTGAAGAACAGCTGAAGACATTTCAGTCTCACCTGACTAGGGGCTGGACGTTAGTCTTTCCTCTCATCCCAGACAGCCAGCTgaagaacactaacagacaggacacAGTGGATCAGATGGTGAAGGGATACGGCCCTGAGGGAGCTGTGAGGAACACAGTGATGTTCCTGAGGAGGATGAAGCTGGATGATCTGCCAGAGAAGTTACAGAGAGATCACAGTGCAG GTACTGCCACTTCCTCATACAAGTTATTTGACCAACCCAGGCACCGACCCATCTTCTCCCCAATGGAACCCGAATACCATCATCACTCATTCTCCTCCTCCTTGTTTCAACCTGGCTCGTCTAAGGAGTTGTTGTCATTAACTTCTGCTGGTAGTTCAGGACAGCTCAGTTTACAG CATCACATGCCCATggtttcctcttcctcctcctccccttcatcacaCATGACAGTGTAA